The Dehalococcoidia bacterium genome has a segment encoding these proteins:
- the greA gene encoding transcription elongation factor GreA: protein MTNKPIPITREGLARFKQRLDYLINVRRPQVAKRIQEARELAGSEASGEFEDAKNEQAMVEGEIRELERIIQNAIIIEEHHGSQTVTLGSTVTLMDEEGRVFRYTIVGSAEADPKEGRISNESPVGQALLGRSVGEVVEVKVPAGVRRWTIAAIS, encoded by the coding sequence ATGACGAACAAGCCTATACCTATCACCAGAGAGGGGCTGGCCCGGTTTAAGCAGCGGCTGGACTACCTCATCAACGTCCGCCGCCCCCAGGTGGCCAAACGCATCCAGGAAGCACGGGAGTTGGCCGGCTCCGAGGCCTCCGGCGAGTTCGAGGACGCTAAGAACGAGCAGGCCATGGTGGAGGGGGAGATCCGGGAGCTGGAGCGCATCATTCAGAACGCCATCATTATCGAGGAACACCACGGCTCTCAGACAGTGACCCTAGGCTCCACCGTCACCCTTATGGATGAGGAGGGGAGGGTCTTCCGCTACACCATCGTGGGCAGCGCCGAGGCCGACCCTAAGGAAGGTCGCATCAGCAATGAATCCCCCGTAGGGCAGGCCCTTCTGGGCCGAAGCGTGGGTGAGGTGGTGGAGGTAAAGGTGCCAGCAGGTGTCCGCCGCTGGACCATAGCCGCCATAAGCTAG